The Streptomyces nitrosporeus genome includes a window with the following:
- a CDS encoding LysM peptidoglycan-binding domain-containing protein: protein MPGAARTSRARAQLTIMEPPADVGAKPAGTLAQLTLQFNPATLSLSKSTEWRRTPSRTAGESALPEFVGSGPRSLSLDVFLDATATHDDSVEKAVEQLMTACVPTPSSLGRKKPSSPWVRFDWGTSKTTSFDGVLTSLSVSYTLFDVDGKPLRATCSLSIEEASVDPAGQNPTSGSREARRTHRVVAGDSLPLLAWREYGDATAWRTIAEANDIDDPMHLAPGRELLIPALDEHAPEGNR from the coding sequence ATGCCAGGAGCTGCCCGCACGAGTCGGGCCCGTGCCCAGCTGACCATCATGGAACCGCCGGCCGACGTGGGCGCCAAACCGGCCGGCACCCTCGCCCAGCTGACGTTGCAGTTCAACCCGGCGACCCTCTCCCTGTCCAAGAGCACCGAGTGGCGGCGCACCCCCTCCCGGACGGCCGGCGAGTCCGCGCTGCCGGAATTCGTCGGCAGCGGGCCCCGGTCGCTGTCCCTGGATGTCTTCCTGGACGCCACCGCCACCCACGACGACTCGGTGGAGAAAGCCGTCGAACAGCTGATGACGGCCTGTGTGCCCACCCCGAGCAGCCTCGGCCGCAAGAAGCCGTCGAGCCCCTGGGTGCGCTTCGACTGGGGGACGTCCAAGACGACGTCGTTCGACGGCGTACTGACCAGCCTCTCCGTCTCGTACACGCTGTTCGACGTCGACGGGAAGCCGCTGCGCGCCACCTGCTCCCTCTCGATCGAGGAGGCGAGCGTCGACCCGGCCGGCCAGAACCCCACGTCCGGGTCCCGGGAAGCACGCCGTACCCACCGGGTGGTCGCGGGGGACAGCCTGCCCCTGCTCGCCTGGCGCGAATACGGTGACGCCACCGCGTGGCGCACGATCGCCGAGGCCAACGACATCGACGACCCCATGCACCTGGCCCCGGGCCGCGAACTCCTCATACCCGCACTGGACGAACACGCCCCGGAGGGCAACCGGTGA
- a CDS encoding VgrG-related protein codes for MTAPARSFAADPIVEAPGELPQAWAAQLVSCAVDENVGLPDTAVLTYRDPYHTLLTATGITIGTPLKISVVTVQERARERLFTGEVTALELDSDTTGSFTVVRAFSKAHRLQRGRKVVAFRNMKAADIVRKVAAGAGLACGKVEAAPVMYKQLTQPNVSDWEFLQYLAGESGAHVRVDENGLLQFVKPKPAASAPSPSTSATRHPMVLEYGRNLLALRAVLTGADGAGSVEVRGWDVETKTRLVAREQSVRSTTVVPGMSPSTAAGAFGAQARMTVADTPYRSQAEAGAVAGAVAAQVSSGFGEIEAVAEGNPRLRAGEPVALGNVGPAFAGRYTATAAHHVLDPHGGYRTTVLVSAAPDRSLTGLTGGEAPARGPRVPGLAIGVVTDIREGKDERGWVRLKFPWLDDTYVTDWVRTVQWGGQGGGGVFSPEVNDEVLVGFEQGLLDSPYVLGGLYNGVDKPSPHDVPLVDATSGKVNRRSLVSRSGNRIELLDTPRGPSGVRLATGDRQLEVTLDERRGEIALKVFARGTSRVLSSLSLGRSGITLDAGTGNVEVKGASVTVNGKTGVTVDGGLLAVLKAKLIRIN; via the coding sequence GTGACCGCACCCGCCCGTTCCTTCGCCGCCGACCCGATCGTCGAGGCCCCCGGAGAGCTCCCCCAGGCATGGGCGGCCCAGCTGGTGAGCTGCGCGGTCGACGAGAACGTCGGCCTCCCGGACACCGCCGTACTGACGTACCGGGACCCCTACCACACCCTGCTCACCGCCACCGGGATCACCATCGGCACCCCGCTGAAGATCTCGGTGGTGACCGTCCAGGAACGGGCGCGTGAGCGGCTGTTCACCGGTGAGGTCACCGCCCTCGAACTCGACAGCGACACCACCGGCTCGTTCACCGTCGTGCGGGCCTTCTCCAAGGCCCACCGGTTGCAGCGCGGACGGAAGGTGGTGGCCTTCCGCAACATGAAGGCCGCCGACATCGTCCGCAAGGTCGCCGCCGGCGCCGGCCTCGCCTGCGGGAAGGTCGAAGCGGCTCCCGTCATGTACAAGCAGCTCACCCAGCCCAACGTCTCGGACTGGGAGTTCCTCCAGTACCTCGCGGGTGAGAGCGGCGCGCACGTACGGGTGGACGAGAACGGCCTGCTGCAGTTCGTGAAGCCGAAGCCCGCCGCATCGGCGCCGTCCCCCTCCACCTCCGCCACCCGGCATCCGATGGTGCTGGAGTACGGACGCAACCTGCTGGCCCTGAGGGCCGTGCTGACCGGTGCGGACGGCGCGGGCAGCGTCGAGGTGCGCGGCTGGGACGTCGAGACCAAGACACGTCTGGTGGCCCGCGAGCAGTCCGTCCGCAGCACCACCGTGGTCCCCGGGATGAGCCCGTCCACCGCCGCCGGGGCGTTCGGCGCGCAGGCCCGGATGACGGTCGCCGACACCCCCTACCGCTCCCAGGCCGAGGCCGGCGCGGTCGCCGGGGCGGTGGCCGCGCAGGTCAGCTCGGGCTTCGGGGAGATCGAGGCGGTCGCCGAGGGCAACCCCCGGCTGCGGGCCGGGGAACCCGTCGCCCTCGGCAACGTCGGCCCCGCCTTCGCCGGACGCTACACGGCGACCGCCGCCCACCACGTCCTGGACCCCCACGGCGGCTACCGCACGACCGTCCTCGTCAGCGCCGCCCCCGACCGCTCCCTCACCGGGCTCACCGGCGGGGAGGCGCCCGCACGCGGCCCCCGCGTGCCGGGACTCGCGATCGGAGTGGTCACCGACATCCGGGAGGGCAAGGACGAACGCGGCTGGGTCCGGCTCAAGTTCCCCTGGCTCGACGACACCTATGTGACCGACTGGGTCCGTACGGTGCAGTGGGGCGGCCAGGGCGGCGGCGGGGTGTTCAGCCCCGAGGTCAACGACGAGGTGCTCGTCGGCTTCGAGCAGGGACTGCTGGACAGCCCCTACGTGCTGGGCGGCCTGTACAACGGCGTCGACAAGCCGTCACCCCACGACGTGCCCCTGGTCGACGCCACCAGCGGCAAGGTCAACCGCCGTTCGCTGGTCTCCCGTTCCGGCAACCGGATCGAACTCCTGGACACCCCGCGCGGTCCGTCCGGCGTACGGCTCGCCACCGGCGACAGGCAACTGGAGGTCACCCTGGACGAGCGGCGGGGCGAGATCGCGCTGAAGGTGTTCGCCCGCGGCACCTCCCGGGTGCTGAGCTCCCTGTCCCTGGGCCGGTCCGGGATCACGCTCGACGCCGGTACGGGGAACGTGGAGGTGAAGGGGGCCTCGGTGACCGTCAACGGCAAGACCGGAGTCACCGTGGACGGCGGACTGCTCGCCGTCCTCAAGGCCAAGCTCATCCGGATCAACTGA
- a CDS encoding phage tail protein, which translates to MTDNIFATSVFFTLAIGGSDLGAFHTCSGLGAEVELEQYAEGGNNGFTWQLPGRITWTNITLTRPVTADTLKIARWLNETTQRVERKDGEIVALRPDLSRIISWQVQGIVPVRWQGPSFDPANSEAAIETLEIAHEGLTPS; encoded by the coding sequence ATGACGGACAACATCTTCGCGACGAGCGTGTTCTTCACCCTCGCCATCGGGGGGAGCGACCTCGGGGCCTTCCACACCTGCTCGGGTCTGGGCGCCGAGGTGGAGCTGGAGCAGTACGCCGAAGGCGGCAACAACGGCTTCACCTGGCAGCTGCCGGGACGGATCACCTGGACCAACATCACACTGACCCGCCCGGTCACCGCCGACACGCTGAAGATCGCACGCTGGCTGAACGAGACGACCCAGCGGGTGGAACGCAAGGACGGCGAGATCGTCGCCCTCCGGCCGGACCTCAGCCGGATCATCAGCTGGCAGGTACAGGGCATCGTGCCGGTGCGGTGGCAGGGGCCGTCCTTCGACCCCGCCAACTCCGAGGCGGCGATCGAGACCCTGGAGATCGCTCACGAGGGCCTGACACCTTCCTGA